The following proteins are co-located in the bacterium genome:
- a CDS encoding xanthine dehydrogenase family protein molybdopterin-binding subunit — translation MYREDQFQQNLPPGESIVGKNVVRKEGQAKIMGQAQYVDDLTYPGMLYGKTIRSTIARGTITAIHFDPQFDWSAVVVADYRDIPGRNVVALIEADQPLLVEREVQHHDEPVLLLACGDRELLEEAARHIQISYQEKPAVLHMQQAIAAGESGDAGMIIRPPDNTIKKYCIERGDLEAGFRQAEVIVAGTYRTGLQEHVYIEPQGMIAIPGADGSLTLQGSLQCPYYVHKAIKTLFNLPDDKVIVVQTTTGGAFGGKEEYPNMIAGHAALLAWKSGKPVKLVYDRREDIAATTKRHAALVHHKTGVTRDGRLVAADIEVIMDGGAYATLSAVVLSRGAIHALGPYRCPNVRIRARVMATNTPPAGAFRGFGAPQTCFAYEMQMNRIAQTLGLSPLELRRKNLVRTGDITATGQKLTLSVSAEQVLEAAVQRAHYEAERAAAAKSSGSHKRLGAGLSLFYHGAGFTGSGEARLPTRAGVELLPEGKVRILTSSIEMGQGTETVFCQLAAEALGISYDDVVFAQPNTAYVPDSGPTVASRTCMIVGKALQDAAREMKNRLERFAAEKWEAPDARLHNGELWIDHRSAISFAHLARQYFEAEGELRVLHGYSLPPDIKWDDDTYRGDAYPVFGWGAEVAKVEVDLDTFEVKVLECVSAIDCGKALHPLLLAGQIEGGTLQAVGHATIEEVIMENGRVLNDRMTTCLIPTALDAPEMQVVLIENPYPFGPHGAKGIGELPMDGGAAAVAAAVWHATGVLPEEVPMTPEKLQAALARAQSATGEMPPSIAGA, via the coding sequence ATGTATCGCGAAGATCAATTCCAGCAAAATCTGCCCCCGGGCGAATCCATTGTCGGCAAGAACGTGGTGCGCAAAGAGGGCCAGGCGAAGATCATGGGACAGGCGCAGTACGTCGACGATCTCACCTACCCCGGCATGCTGTACGGCAAAACCATCCGCAGCACGATTGCGCGCGGCACCATCACCGCGATTCACTTCGACCCGCAATTCGATTGGTCCGCCGTCGTGGTGGCCGACTATCGCGACATTCCCGGCCGCAACGTGGTGGCGTTGATCGAAGCTGACCAGCCGTTGCTGGTGGAACGCGAAGTGCAGCATCACGACGAGCCGGTTCTGCTGCTGGCCTGCGGCGACCGCGAGCTGCTGGAAGAGGCCGCACGCCACATTCAAATTTCCTACCAAGAGAAGCCGGCGGTGCTGCACATGCAGCAGGCCATCGCTGCCGGTGAAAGCGGCGACGCCGGCATGATCATCCGGCCGCCGGACAACACCATCAAAAAATACTGCATCGAACGCGGTGATCTCGAGGCCGGATTCCGCCAGGCCGAAGTCATCGTCGCGGGCACCTATCGCACCGGCTTGCAGGAGCACGTGTACATCGAGCCGCAGGGCATGATCGCCATCCCCGGCGCCGACGGCTCGCTCACGCTGCAAGGCTCACTGCAGTGCCCATACTACGTGCACAAGGCCATCAAGACGCTGTTCAATCTGCCCGATGACAAGGTGATCGTGGTGCAAACCACCACCGGCGGCGCATTCGGCGGCAAGGAGGAATATCCCAACATGATCGCCGGCCATGCCGCACTGCTGGCGTGGAAATCCGGCAAGCCGGTGAAGCTGGTCTATGATCGCCGCGAAGACATCGCCGCGACCACCAAGCGCCACGCCGCGCTGGTGCATCACAAAACCGGAGTGACCCGCGACGGCCGGCTGGTGGCCGCCGATATCGAGGTGATCATGGACGGCGGCGCCTATGCCACACTGAGCGCCGTGGTGCTCTCGCGCGGCGCGATTCATGCGCTCGGCCCCTACCGCTGCCCCAACGTACGCATTCGCGCGCGCGTGATGGCCACCAACACGCCGCCGGCCGGTGCGTTTCGCGGCTTCGGCGCGCCGCAGACTTGTTTTGCTTATGAAATGCAAATGAACCGCATTGCGCAAACGCTCGGCCTTTCTCCGCTCGAGCTGCGCCGCAAAAATCTCGTGCGGACCGGCGACATTACCGCCACCGGCCAGAAGCTCACGCTCAGCGTAAGCGCCGAACAAGTTTTGGAGGCGGCGGTGCAACGCGCACATTATGAAGCAGAACGCGCAGCAGCGGCAAAATCCTCCGGCTCACACAAGCGCCTCGGTGCCGGATTGTCGCTGTTCTATCACGGAGCCGGCTTCACCGGTAGCGGCGAGGCCCGGCTGCCCACCCGCGCCGGCGTGGAATTGCTGCCGGAAGGCAAAGTGCGGATTCTCACCAGCTCCATCGAAATGGGCCAGGGCACGGAAACCGTCTTCTGCCAACTCGCCGCTGAAGCGCTGGGCATTTCCTATGACGACGTCGTCTTCGCGCAGCCCAACACCGCTTATGTGCCGGACAGCGGCCCAACCGTGGCCTCGCGCACGTGCATGATCGTGGGCAAGGCCCTGCAGGACGCCGCCCGCGAAATGAAAAACAGGCTCGAGCGCTTTGCCGCGGAAAAGTGGGAGGCACCGGACGCCAGGCTGCACAACGGCGAGTTGTGGATCGATCATCGCAGCGCGATCAGTTTCGCGCATCTCGCCCGGCAGTATTTCGAAGCTGAAGGCGAGCTGCGCGTGTTGCATGGCTACTCGCTGCCGCCCGATATCAAGTGGGACGATGACACCTATCGCGGCGATGCCTATCCGGTGTTTGGCTGGGGCGCGGAGGTCGCCAAAGTCGAGGTCGATCTGGACACCTTTGAAGTCAAAGTGCTGGAATGCGTTTCGGCGATTGATTGCGGCAAGGCGTTGCATCCGCTGCTGCTGGCAGGCCAGATCGAAGGCGGCACGCTGCAGGCCGTGGGCCATGCCACCATCGAGGAGGTGATCATGGAAAACGGCCGGGTGCTCAACGATCGCATGACCACCTGCCTCATTCCCACCGCATTGGATGCCCCGGAAATGCAGGTGGTGCTGATCGAGAATCCCTATCCTTTCGGCCCGCACGGCGCCAAGGGCATCGGCGAACTGCCGATGGATGGCGGCGCGGCGGCCGTGGCGGCGGCGGTGTGGCACGCGACCGGCGTGCTGCCGGAAGAAGTGCCGATGACTCCGGAAAAGCTGCAAGCCGCCCTCGCCCGGGCACAATCCGCAACCGGCGAAATGCCGCCGAGCATAGCCGGCGCTTGA
- a CDS encoding crossover junction endodeoxyribonuclease RuvC, translated as MITTGLGLIEARGGHCFYRGSAAIAPPRDWALERRLEHLFTATCEFLATHRPAFMVVEKLIHVQNSQVALKLGHARGVLLLASARSGVPMVDYTPREVKLAVSGNGAASKEQIQRMVQAVLGMKELPVPHDIADGLALAICHAHRTLKPARNALA; from the coding sequence TTGATCACGACCGGTCTTGGCTTGATCGAAGCCAGGGGCGGTCATTGTTTTTATAGAGGGTCTGCCGCGATTGCGCCGCCGCGCGACTGGGCGCTCGAACGCCGCCTGGAGCATCTCTTCACTGCGACTTGCGAATTCCTGGCCACGCACCGGCCCGCTTTCATGGTGGTCGAGAAACTCATTCATGTGCAGAATTCGCAGGTGGCGCTCAAGCTCGGGCATGCCCGCGGCGTGTTGCTGCTCGCCAGCGCGCGTTCCGGCGTGCCGATGGTCGATTACACTCCTCGCGAAGTGAAGCTCGCGGTCTCCGGCAACGGCGCAGCTTCGAAGGAACAGATTCAAAGAATGGTGCAGGCGGTGTTGGGCATGAAAGAACTGCCCGTGCCGCACGACATTGCCGATGGTTTGGCGCTGGCCATTTGCCACGCCCATCGTACGCTCAAGCCAGCCCGCAACGCCCTGGCCTGA
- a CDS encoding xanthine dehydrogenase family protein subunit M, with translation MISTIQAWSPRTLAEAYQLLAQEQGRIKVLAGGTDLMVSLHARTECPPAYLNVWPLAELRGIAETNESVRIGALTTYTQLMRSTPVQQHAPILAEAAGVIGARQIQNRGTLGGNIVNASPAGDTLPVLAVLEAELEIGSSRGMRLVPFNAFYTGYRRTVLAADELLLAVILPKRRPQEQHYFRKVGTRQAQAISKVVMALLLQQTQPGRVDFIRIALGSVAPTVMRAPLTEALLQNQSLSPARIAAAREQMMAEVQPISDVRSTALYRRTIAGNILARALYELGQRN, from the coding sequence ATGATTTCGACAATCCAAGCCTGGTCACCCCGCACGCTGGCGGAGGCCTATCAACTCCTGGCGCAGGAGCAGGGCCGCATCAAAGTGCTGGCCGGCGGTACCGATTTGATGGTTTCGCTTCACGCGCGCACGGAATGCCCTCCGGCTTATTTGAATGTGTGGCCGCTGGCGGAATTGCGCGGCATAGCGGAAACAAACGAGTCCGTGCGCATCGGCGCGTTGACGACTTACACGCAACTCATGCGCTCGACGCCGGTGCAGCAACACGCGCCGATTTTGGCGGAAGCGGCCGGCGTGATCGGCGCCCGGCAAATTCAAAACCGCGGCACCCTGGGCGGCAACATCGTCAATGCCTCGCCCGCCGGCGACACGCTGCCCGTGCTCGCGGTGCTGGAGGCGGAGTTGGAAATCGGCAGCAGCCGCGGCATGCGCCTGGTGCCTTTCAATGCGTTCTACACCGGCTATCGCCGCACCGTGCTGGCGGCGGATGAATTGCTGCTGGCAGTGATCCTGCCGAAACGCCGGCCGCAGGAGCAGCACTATTTTCGCAAAGTGGGCACCCGCCAGGCGCAGGCCATTTCCAAAGTGGTGATGGCGCTGCTGCTGCAACAAACGCAGCCGGGCCGGGTGGATTTCATCAGGATTGCCCTGGGCAGCGTCGCGCCCACGGTAATGCGTGCGCCGCTAACCGAGGCGCTGTTGCAGAATCAATCCCTTTCCCCCGCTCGCATCGCGGCGGCACGCGAGCAAATGATGGCGGAAGTGCAGCCGATTTCCGATGTGCGCTCCACCGCCCTCTATCGCCGCACGATCGCGGGCAACATACTCGCAAGGGCTTTGTATGAGCTTGGGCAACGCAACTAG
- the ruvA gene encoding Holliday junction branch migration protein RuvA, whose amino-acid sequence MIAQLHGRLINKSPARLLLEVNGVGYDIAIPLSTYEKLGPVGDSTTVFTHLLVREDALQLFGFATQEEKQLFLHLLTVNGVGPKVAQSILSGCTVETFCRYIQHNEVGALTAIPGIGKKTAERLVVELRDRLAGLAVAGESAAAPAVSAQANEALLALVSLGYPRPAAEKAIKRAVEENGALSVEALLKAALRHI is encoded by the coding sequence ATGATTGCGCAACTGCACGGCCGCCTGATCAACAAATCTCCCGCCCGCCTCCTGCTCGAGGTCAATGGCGTCGGCTACGACATTGCGATTCCCCTTTCCACCTATGAGAAACTCGGGCCGGTGGGTGACAGCACCACGGTGTTCACCCACTTGCTGGTGCGGGAAGACGCGCTGCAGCTTTTCGGGTTTGCCACGCAGGAGGAGAAGCAGCTCTTCTTGCATCTGCTCACCGTCAACGGCGTCGGCCCCAAAGTGGCGCAGAGCATTTTGAGCGGCTGCACGGTCGAGACTTTCTGCCGCTACATACAGCACAATGAAGTCGGTGCGTTGACCGCCATTCCGGGAATCGGCAAAAAAACCGCGGAACGGCTAGTGGTGGAGTTGCGCGACCGGCTGGCGGGCTTGGCGGTCGCGGGCGAATCCGCGGCCGCGCCGGCGGTGTCGGCGCAGGCCAATGAGGCGTTGCTCGCCCTGGTTTCGCTGGGCTATCCGCGGCCGGCCGCGGAAAAGGCGATCAAACGGGCGGTGGAAGAAAACGGCGCGCTGAGCGTGGAAGCGTTGCTCAAAGCCGCGTTGCGCCACATTTGA
- a CDS encoding 8-oxo-dGTP diphosphatase, whose amino-acid sequence MSTVAAMPHRDHNHNDARFAQIDWANWQPLMRATLLFVMQDSRLLLIRKKRGLGAGKINAPGGRIDPGETPRQCAIREVQEELCITPLDVEERGTLRFQFVDGLALHVRVFTATAWEGEPQETEEATPLWTPIDHIPYDEMWADDRLWLPQMLAGRRFDGRFLFEQDRLLAHELEVY is encoded by the coding sequence ATGAGCACAGTCGCGGCCATGCCCCACCGGGATCACAATCATAACGACGCGCGCTTCGCTCAGATCGACTGGGCCAACTGGCAGCCGCTCATGCGCGCCACTCTGCTGTTTGTGATGCAGGACAGCCGGCTGTTGCTCATCCGCAAAAAGCGCGGACTGGGCGCCGGCAAAATCAATGCGCCGGGCGGCCGCATCGATCCCGGTGAAACGCCGCGCCAGTGCGCCATTCGCGAGGTGCAGGAAGAATTGTGCATCACGCCGCTGGACGTGGAAGAGCGCGGCACGCTCCGCTTCCAGTTTGTGGATGGCTTGGCACTGCACGTGCGCGTGTTCACCGCCACCGCCTGGGAGGGTGAACCGCAGGAGACCGAGGAGGCCACGCCGTTGTGGACTCCGATCGATCACATTCCCTATGACGAGATGTGGGCCGATGATCGCCTCTGGCTGCCGCAGATGCTGGCGGGCAGACGCTTTGACGGCCGCTTCTTGTTCGAGCAGGATCGGCTGCTGGCGCACGAGTTGGAAGTTTATTGA
- the ispD gene encoding 2-C-methyl-D-erythritol 4-phosphate cytidylyltransferase produces the protein MQASAIIVAAGQGTRFGSELPKQFLLLCGRPILAHTLLRFEQAEAITAVALVAAAGWESYIEREIIARFQIKKCRPLVTGGEHRQDSVWAGLQALNPSAGSVVVVHDAVRPLFSPGLLARVLAGCEQAEGCIPGVPPKDTVKEISAQNITKTVNREILRLAQTPQAFRARALKQAFKRAREENYYATDEAGLIEHVGGKVVWVEGEEKNLKITTPSDLQVAELFARELGTCA, from the coding sequence GTGCAAGCTTCCGCGATCATCGTCGCCGCCGGGCAGGGAACGCGGTTTGGCAGCGAATTGCCCAAGCAGTTTCTCCTGCTCTGCGGCCGCCCCATTCTGGCGCACACGCTGCTGCGCTTCGAGCAAGCGGAGGCAATTACCGCGGTGGCGCTGGTGGCGGCAGCGGGTTGGGAGTCTTACATCGAACGCGAGATCATCGCCCGCTTTCAGATCAAGAAGTGCCGCCCTCTGGTCACCGGCGGTGAGCATCGCCAGGACTCGGTGTGGGCGGGCTTGCAAGCGCTCAATCCTTCCGCCGGCAGCGTGGTCGTGGTGCATGATGCCGTGCGGCCGCTGTTCTCGCCCGGCCTGCTGGCACGCGTGCTCGCCGGCTGCGAGCAGGCCGAGGGTTGCATTCCGGGCGTGCCGCCGAAGGACACGGTGAAGGAAATTTCCGCACAAAACATCACCAAGACGGTGAATCGCGAAATACTGCGGCTGGCACAGACCCCGCAGGCCTTTCGCGCGCGCGCGCTCAAGCAGGCGTTCAAGCGGGCACGCGAAGAAAACTATTACGCCACCGATGAGGCGGGATTGATCGAACACGTGGGCGGCAAAGTCGTGTGGGTGGAGGGGGAGGAGAAGAACTTGAAAATCACCACGCCGAGCGATTTGCAAGTGGCGGAACTCTTTGCGCGGGAGCTCGGCACGTGCGCGTAG
- a CDS encoding NHL repeat-containing protein: MSLGNATSLLRRALLVLAVGSFACGGEKFPLPQQPEGSDGTTVVSDTTYLQLRPVWNAETGYALSQPQDVLVGREPLIYIADTGNDRILMLDLAGNLLGQSQTIDNPVALTQDTKLNLLAVTGSNKIYRLNLVAVQHQIAQAPVEAVFTEVDNPDRRYTGIAAQLQSVQGRAVINYLVTATGNEKNDNQILVFPESFQVRVPDAANLEANGLGIMSASNPSGITALRDFSPDFIFCMTGQNSFKVQWLTAGEFGYAPRLNPAEGNFDLFAADKFLQPEDVAVDAEGNIYVIDAELNALLKFSANGEEQQSFGSAGSGEKQFHNPQGVAFFDKTLYVADTGNNRIVRFKLSTEVNP; the protein is encoded by the coding sequence ATGAGCTTGGGCAACGCAACTAGCCTGCTGAGGCGGGCGCTGCTGGTGCTGGCAGTGGGCAGCTTCGCGTGTGGCGGCGAAAAATTTCCGCTGCCGCAGCAACCCGAGGGCAGCGATGGCACGACGGTGGTGAGCGATACGACTTACCTGCAACTGCGGCCGGTGTGGAACGCGGAAACCGGATATGCTCTCAGCCAGCCGCAAGACGTGCTCGTGGGCCGCGAGCCGTTGATTTACATTGCCGACACCGGCAACGATCGCATTCTGATGCTGGATTTGGCGGGCAATCTGCTGGGACAATCGCAAACCATCGACAATCCGGTGGCGCTGACGCAGGATACGAAACTGAATCTGCTGGCGGTGACCGGCAGTAACAAGATTTACCGCCTCAATTTGGTGGCGGTGCAGCATCAAATTGCGCAGGCGCCGGTGGAGGCCGTTTTCACCGAGGTCGACAATCCCGATCGGCGCTACACCGGCATTGCCGCCCAATTGCAGTCGGTGCAGGGCCGCGCGGTCATCAACTATCTCGTCACGGCGACCGGCAATGAGAAGAATGACAATCAGATTCTGGTCTTCCCGGAGAGCTTTCAGGTGCGCGTTCCGGATGCCGCCAATCTCGAAGCCAATGGCTTGGGCATCATGTCGGCCTCCAATCCCAGCGGCATCACGGCGCTGCGGGATTTTTCGCCGGATTTCATTTTCTGCATGACGGGCCAGAATTCCTTCAAGGTGCAATGGCTGACGGCCGGTGAGTTCGGCTACGCACCGCGGCTGAATCCGGCCGAGGGCAATTTTGATCTCTTTGCCGCGGACAAGTTCTTGCAACCGGAAGACGTGGCGGTCGACGCGGAAGGCAACATCTACGTGATTGATGCCGAGCTGAACGCGCTGTTGAAATTTTCGGCGAATGGCGAGGAACAGCAATCGTTTGGCAGCGCCGGCTCCGGGGAAAAGCAATTCCACAATCCGCAGGGCGTGGCGTTTTTCGACAAGACGCTTTACGTGGCGGACACGGGGAATAACCGCATCGTGCGGTTCAAGCTGTCGACGGAGGTCAATCCTTGA
- a CDS encoding (2Fe-2S)-binding protein: MEIHFEVNGKACQVETPPMKRLLDVLREDLHLTGTKEGCGEGECGSCSVILNGEVVNACLVPACQVEASTIITVEGLADGGRLSVVQQAFLEHGGAQCGICTPGMLLAATAFLEENAAPEREQIKAAIAGNLCRCTGYMKIIDAIAAAASGRLEPQK, from the coding sequence ATGGAAATTCACTTCGAAGTCAACGGCAAAGCCTGCCAGGTGGAAACACCGCCGATGAAGCGCCTGCTCGACGTGCTGCGCGAGGATTTGCATCTCACCGGCACCAAGGAAGGCTGCGGAGAAGGCGAATGCGGTTCGTGCTCGGTGATTCTCAACGGCGAAGTGGTCAACGCCTGCCTGGTGCCAGCCTGCCAAGTGGAAGCGAGCACGATCATTACCGTGGAAGGCCTGGCAGACGGCGGGCGATTGAGCGTGGTGCAACAGGCCTTCTTGGAACATGGCGGGGCGCAATGCGGCATTTGCACGCCCGGCATGTTGCTGGCCGCCACGGCTTTTCTCGAGGAAAATGCTGCACCGGAGCGCGAACAAATCAAAGCCGCGATTGCCGGCAATCTCTGCCGCTGCACCGGCTACATGAAAATCATCGATGCCATTGCCGCGGCAGCAAGCGGCCGGCTCGAACCTCAGAAATAA
- the ruvB gene encoding Holliday junction branch migration DNA helicase RuvB, giving the protein MAEKLLHVNDRRATNPDVLEGERDFDQRLRPALLDDFIGQEKMKNNLRVFMQAARGRHEALDHVLLYGPPGLGKTTLANIIANEMGTQLKNTSGPVLEKAGDLAGLLTNLGEGDVLFIDEIHRLNRVVEEYLYPAMEDYKLDIIIDKGANARSIQLRLPKFTLVGATTRAGLLTSPMRARFGVVIRLDYYTAEQLRIIVERSARILQIAIAPAAAVEIARRSRGTPRIANRLLRRVRDFAQIDGDGVVSLELAKSSLAQLDVDELGLDEMDKRLLRTLIEKFSGGPVGVNTLAVAVGEEAGTLEEIYEPFLIQEGFLKRTPRGRVVTPRAYQHLGFSRPPHQAATQQEFW; this is encoded by the coding sequence ATGGCTGAGAAATTACTGCACGTCAACGATCGGCGCGCCACCAATCCCGATGTCCTGGAAGGTGAGCGTGATTTCGATCAGCGGCTGCGGCCGGCACTGCTGGACGATTTCATCGGCCAGGAAAAGATGAAGAACAACCTGCGCGTGTTCATGCAGGCGGCGCGCGGCCGCCACGAAGCGCTCGATCACGTGTTGCTCTACGGCCCGCCCGGCTTGGGCAAGACCACGCTGGCCAACATCATTGCCAACGAGATGGGCACGCAGCTCAAGAACACTTCCGGGCCGGTGTTGGAAAAAGCCGGAGATTTGGCCGGCTTGCTGACCAACCTGGGCGAGGGAGACGTGCTCTTCATCGACGAAATCCACCGCCTGAATCGCGTGGTGGAGGAATACCTCTATCCCGCGATGGAAGACTACAAGCTCGACATCATCATCGACAAGGGCGCCAACGCGCGCTCGATTCAACTGCGGCTGCCCAAGTTCACCCTGGTGGGCGCCACCACCCGCGCCGGCCTGCTCACCAGCCCGATGCGCGCCCGCTTCGGCGTGGTCATCCGGCTTGATTACTACACCGCCGAGCAACTGCGCATCATCGTCGAGCGCTCGGCGCGCATTCTGCAAATCGCGATCGCGCCGGCGGCTGCGGTGGAGATCGCGCGCCGCTCGCGCGGCACGCCGCGCATTGCCAACCGCCTGTTGCGCCGGGTGCGTGACTTTGCCCAGATCGACGGCGACGGCGTGGTCAGCCTGGAGCTGGCAAAATCTTCGCTGGCGCAACTCGATGTCGACGAACTCGGCCTGGACGAGATGGACAAGCGCCTGCTGCGCACGCTGATCGAAAAGTTCAGCGGCGGGCCGGTGGGCGTCAACACGCTGGCGGTGGCGGTGGGCGAAGAAGCCGGCACGCTCGAAGAAATCTATGAACCCTTTTTGATCCAGGAGGGTTTTTTGAAGCGCACACCGCGCGGCCGGGTGGTCACGCCGCGTGCCTATCAGCATCTCGGTTTTTCACGGCCGCCACACCAAGCTGCCACCCAGCAGGAATTTTGGTGA
- a CDS encoding dienelactone hydrolase family protein produces MKVVRPAFILVLAAMVTAFAEVRHEQVTYAAGGVTMKGYLAYDDAVKGRRPGVLVVHEWWGHNEYARHRADMLAQLGYTALAVDMYGDGKRAEHPEDAGKFAGAVMQNMPAAQARFEAALALLKKHRTTDSTRIAAIGYCFGGGVVLQMARLGVALKGVASFHGSYGTQTPAQPGKVKAAVLVCHGAADQFATAEQIAALQKEMTDAKVDFQFISYPDAKHSFTNPAADSAAQKFNLPLGYNRAADEKSWADLQQFFKKIFKK; encoded by the coding sequence ATGAAAGTCGTTCGTCCCGCATTCATTCTGGTGCTGGCGGCCATGGTTACTGCCTTTGCCGAAGTCCGGCACGAGCAGGTGACCTATGCTGCCGGCGGCGTGACGATGAAGGGATATCTCGCCTATGATGACGCGGTGAAAGGCCGCCGTCCCGGCGTTCTGGTGGTGCATGAATGGTGGGGCCATAATGAATATGCCCGCCACCGCGCCGATATGCTGGCGCAGCTTGGCTACACTGCGCTGGCCGTCGATATGTATGGCGACGGCAAGCGCGCCGAGCATCCCGAAGACGCCGGCAAATTCGCCGGTGCCGTGATGCAAAACATGCCCGCCGCCCAGGCGAGATTCGAGGCCGCCCTGGCACTGCTCAAAAAACACCGCACGACGGATTCCACCCGCATTGCGGCGATCGGCTATTGCTTCGGCGGCGGCGTGGTGCTGCAGATGGCGCGCCTGGGCGTGGCTCTCAAGGGCGTGGCGAGTTTTCACGGCAGCTACGGCACGCAAACGCCGGCGCAGCCGGGAAAGGTGAAAGCGGCGGTGCTGGTGTGCCACGGCGCGGCGGATCAATTTGCCACGGCGGAGCAGATCGCGGCCTTGCAGAAAGAGATGACGGACGCCAAGGTCGACTTCCAGTTCATTTCGTATCCCGATGCCAAGCACAGCTTCACCAACCCGGCAGCCGACAGCGCGGCCCAGAAGTTCAACCTGCCGCTGGGTTACAATCGTGCCGCCGACGAAAAGTCCTGGGCCGACCTGCAGCAATTCTTCAAGAAGATTTTCAAGAAATGA
- the queA gene encoding tRNA preQ1(34) S-adenosylmethionine ribosyltransferase-isomerase QueA, translated as MKLSDFKINIPEKLIAQYPEKKRDKSKLMVVDREQKTIDEKVFSDIVDYFGPDDCLVINETKVFPARLIGTKDKTEAKVEIFLLRQLENGLWEVLVRPARKVRVGNRLSVGRDLACDVIDNTVSGGRVVRFNFNGDFFEIVEKLGQSPLPPYVKRSPEPMDKERYQTVYANIRGAVAAPTAGLHFTKELLKKISNKGTRIVPIVLHLGLGSFRPVIVEDLSRHKMDSEYFEISPLTAQAINETMKKGGKVYAVGTSVVRALETEVTSEGWVKPGRGWTDKFIFPPYEFKIVDRLITNFHMPCSTMLMLVCAFANRDLIFKAYRKAVKEKWRFFSYGDAMLIL; from the coding sequence ATGAAACTATCTGATTTCAAGATCAACATTCCGGAAAAACTTATTGCGCAATACCCCGAAAAAAAGCGCGACAAGTCCAAGCTCATGGTGGTTGACCGCGAGCAGAAGACGATCGATGAGAAAGTCTTTTCCGACATCGTAGACTACTTCGGGCCGGACGACTGTTTGGTGATCAATGAGACCAAGGTTTTTCCGGCACGCTTGATCGGCACCAAGGACAAGACCGAAGCCAAAGTCGAAATCTTTCTGCTGCGCCAGTTGGAAAACGGCCTGTGGGAAGTGTTGGTGCGGCCGGCACGCAAAGTGCGCGTCGGCAACCGCCTCTCGGTCGGCCGCGATTTGGCCTGCGACGTGATCGACAACACCGTTTCCGGCGGCCGCGTCGTGCGCTTCAACTTCAACGGCGATTTCTTCGAGATCGTCGAGAAGCTCGGCCAGTCGCCGCTGCCGCCTTACGTCAAGCGCAGCCCCGAGCCGATGGACAAGGAGCGCTATCAGACCGTCTATGCCAATATCCGCGGCGCGGTGGCGGCGCCGACCGCTGGCCTGCATTTCACCAAAGAGCTGTTGAAAAAGATTTCCAATAAGGGCACGCGCATCGTGCCGATCGTGCTCCATCTCGGCTTGGGCAGCTTCCGGCCGGTGATCGTCGAAGATTTGAGCCGCCACAAGATGGATTCGGAATACTTCGAAATCAGCCCGCTCACCGCGCAAGCCATCAACGAAACCATGAAAAAAGGCGGCAAGGTCTATGCGGTGGGCACCAGCGTGGTGCGCGCGCTCGAAACCGAAGTCACCAGCGAAGGCTGGGTCAAACCCGGCCGCGGCTGGACCGACAAATTCATCTTTCCGCCCTACGAGTTCAAAATCGTCGACCGGCTGATCACCAACTTTCACATGCCGTGCTCCACCATGTTGATGTTGGTTTGCGCCTTTGCCAATCGTGACCTCATCTTCAAGGCCTATCGCAAAGCCGTCAAGGAGAAGTGGCGTTTCTTCAGTTATGGCGATGCCATGTTGATTCTTTAG
- the ispF gene encoding 2-C-methyl-D-erythritol 2,4-cyclodiphosphate synthase — MRVGFGYDVHPLVSGRPMILGGVTIPHDTGFAGHSDADVLSHAIGDALLGAANLGDLGTHFPDSSPRFANVSSLLLLQEIARLLGEQHYTIINIDSTLVLEAPKVMRFAPQMRENLASALSLAPTQISIKATTSEKLSFIGRQEGAAAFAVALIEQKQESLR, encoded by the coding sequence GTGCGCGTAGGTTTTGGCTACGATGTTCATCCGCTGGTCAGCGGTCGGCCGATGATTCTCGGCGGGGTCACCATTCCCCATGACACCGGCTTTGCCGGCCACTCGGATGCCGACGTGCTCAGCCACGCCATCGGCGACGCGCTGCTGGGCGCCGCCAATCTCGGCGACTTGGGCACACATTTTCCGGATAGCAGTCCGCGCTTCGCCAATGTCTCCAGCCTGCTGCTGCTGCAGGAGATTGCCCGGCTGCTGGGCGAGCAGCACTATACCATCATCAATATCGATTCCACCCTCGTGCTCGAGGCGCCCAAGGTCATGCGCTTCGCTCCACAGATGCGCGAAAATCTTGCCTCTGCCCTCTCCCTCGCTCCCACTCAAATCTCCATCAAAGCAACCACCTCGGAAAAGTTGAGCTTCATCGGCCGGCAGGAAGGCGCAGCCGCTTTTGCCGTGGCGTTGATCGAACAAAAGCAAGAGTCGCTCCGCTAA